A single genomic interval of candidate division WOR-3 bacterium harbors:
- a CDS encoding ribonuclease HI family protein, translating into MVEVDGSARYNPGPAGIGIRILRPDQSVLKEISRFIGIKTNNQAEYEALITALKEIRTLCPNQPVVIKTDSELVYRQLKGEYRVRDENLKPLYRQAVGLLNTLPEVQIVFVPRDENKTTDKLAKSASDKFGSWNEKKKP; encoded by the coding sequence TTGGTTGAAGTGGACGGTTCAGCGCGTTATAACCCAGGACCAGCTGGAATCGGAATAAGAATATTGAGACCGGACCAGAGCGTATTGAAGGAAATTAGCCGTTTTATCGGGATAAAAACGAACAATCAGGCAGAGTACGAGGCACTCATCACTGCTTTAAAGGAAATCCGCACCCTTTGCCCCAATCAGCCCGTGGTGATAAAAACCGACTCAGAACTTGTTTATCGCCAGTTAAAAGGCGAATATCGGGTCCGTGATGAAAATCTTAAGCCACTTTACCGACAGGCAGTTGGGCTTCTTAACACATTGCCCGAAGTGCAGATTGTATTTGTTCCGCGGGACGAGAACAAAACTACGGACAAACTGGCAAAATCTGCTTCAGACAAATTTGGCTCCTGGAATGAAAAGAAGAAACCGTAA
- a CDS encoding Do family serine endopeptidase — translation MKREFTLTRKFLVLVACTLFSWGLVYAEADSLAVNQSPFVKAVERAMPAVVNISAEKVVKVSRDEIFPDFGGPFDEFFREFFRGMPIPEQNIRSLGSGVIVSSEGYIVTNNHVIAGYEDIVVKLADGTVFKGDEVKVVGRDPQTDLAVLKVNSDKPLMAIKYADPASIKVGDWAIAIGNPFGLQGTVTVGVVSAIGRSGIPLPEGPTRQDFIQTDAAINPGNSGGALVNIRGELIGINTALSSPVGANVGVGFAVPVSYVKPVVEQLITYGKVIRGYLGVRPQVINEKIRQALKLDDTTGVLISEVVANTPAEKAGLKPGDVIVAINGESFAGVEGFRKLIAEFKPGTEVVLTVIRNGKRMTKRAVLTEFPEERAENIPTDVEKGKGWLGIKVSELSSDEKKAADVSDGVKVIGVERGSPADKAGIEVGDLILKVGDETIKGVDEFYRLTEKLSGAKEPLLLYIKRGSQPMFVAVEP, via the coding sequence ATGAAAAGAGAATTTACACTAACGCGCAAATTTCTGGTGTTAGTAGCCTGTACACTTTTCAGTTGGGGATTGGTCTATGCTGAAGCCGACTCTCTCGCTGTAAATCAGAGTCCTTTTGTGAAAGCGGTAGAACGCGCTATGCCTGCGGTAGTTAACATTTCGGCTGAGAAAGTGGTAAAAGTTTCCCGAGACGAGATATTTCCCGATTTTGGCGGACCTTTTGATGAGTTTTTCAGGGAGTTTTTTCGGGGGATGCCAATTCCAGAACAGAATATCCGTTCACTGGGCTCTGGGGTGATTGTCAGTTCTGAAGGTTATATTGTGACCAATAACCATGTTATTGCTGGCTATGAAGATATCGTGGTAAAACTGGCAGATGGCACAGTTTTCAAGGGTGACGAGGTTAAAGTTGTCGGCAGGGACCCGCAAACTGACCTGGCGGTCTTAAAGGTTAATTCTGATAAGCCGTTGATGGCAATAAAGTATGCGGACCCGGCAAGTATTAAGGTCGGTGATTGGGCGATAGCGATTGGTAACCCCTTTGGGTTGCAGGGAACGGTTACGGTTGGTGTGGTTTCCGCAATTGGCCGTTCGGGAATTCCTTTGCCTGAAGGACCAACACGCCAGGATTTTATTCAGACCGATGCGGCGATAAATCCTGGTAATTCCGGAGGCGCACTGGTAAATATTAGGGGTGAGTTGATTGGAATTAACACCGCATTGAGTTCTCCGGTGGGCGCTAATGTTGGTGTTGGTTTTGCAGTGCCGGTTAGTTATGTTAAGCCGGTTGTTGAGCAATTGATTACGTATGGTAAGGTAATAAGAGGGTATTTGGGTGTTAGGCCTCAGGTGATTAACGAGAAAATCCGGCAGGCTTTGAAACTTGATGACACAACCGGGGTATTAATAAGTGAGGTTGTTGCGAATACACCCGCGGAAAAGGCGGGGTTGAAGCCCGGGGATGTTATCGTGGCGATAAATGGCGAAAGTTTTGCCGGTGTTGAGGGTTTTCGCAAACTGATAGCGGAATTTAAGCCGGGAACAGAAGTTGTGTTAACCGTAATACGAAATGGCAAACGGATGACAAAAAGGGCGGTTCTGACCGAATTTCCCGAAGAGAGGGCAGAAAATATACCGACTGATGTTGAGAAAGGTAAAGGCTGGTTGGGAATTAAAGTGAGCGAACTTTCGTCTGATGAAAAGAAGGCGGCTGATGTGAGCGACGGTGTGAAGGTTATTGGGGTTGAGAGAGGTAGTCCGGCAGATAAAGCGGGAATTGAAGTTGGTGATTTGATTCTGAAGGTGGGAGATGAAACGATAAAAGGGGTGGACGAGTTTTACCGGCTTACCGAAAAGTTGTCCGGCGCAAAGGAGCCCTTACTTTTGTATATTAAACGCGGGAGCCAGCCGATGTTCGTTGCTGTTGAACCATAA
- a CDS encoding bifunctional 5,10-methylenetetrahydrofolate dehydrogenase/5,10-methenyltetrahydrofolate cyclohydrolase — MDGIKEKPLILDGKKVSQLIREELKNRVVTLREKGIVPKLAIVLVGEYEPSLIYVTNKERACRSAGIEAETFRLGADVEESRVVEIINRCNEDRKIHGIILQLPLPGHLDKDKLLEVIKPEKDVDGLTPVNLGKLAAGKPRFIPATPSGIVELLLRYSISPKGRRVVIVGRGELVGKPLANLLLIKGERGDATVTVCHSQTPNLKSVCRAAEILVVAAGKPGLIKGDMVSEGAVVVDAGIHRTEQGIIGDVDFDSVAKVAGAITPVPGGVGPMTVAMLLYNTVEAADGSGNGN, encoded by the coding sequence ATGGATGGTATAAAAGAAAAACCATTAATACTTGATGGCAAAAAGGTATCCCAACTTATCAGGGAAGAACTTAAAAACAGGGTTGTTACACTGAGAGAAAAAGGAATTGTTCCGAAACTGGCTATTGTCCTTGTTGGCGAATATGAACCATCGCTAATCTATGTAACAAATAAAGAACGAGCATGTCGGTCTGCTGGAATTGAAGCAGAAACTTTCCGTCTCGGTGCCGATGTCGAAGAGTCAAGAGTGGTTGAAATAATCAATCGGTGTAATGAAGACAGGAAAATTCATGGCATTATTTTGCAATTACCATTGCCCGGACATTTAGATAAGGATAAGTTGCTTGAAGTTATTAAGCCGGAAAAGGATGTCGACGGTCTAACGCCGGTAAATTTAGGAAAACTGGCAGCGGGAAAACCGAGGTTCATTCCAGCAACACCAAGTGGGATTGTTGAACTACTGCTACGGTATTCTATTTCTCCAAAGGGGCGTCGAGTAGTAATTGTCGGTCGTGGCGAGCTTGTGGGCAAGCCGCTCGCAAATCTTTTACTTATAAAAGGAGAACGCGGAGATGCCACGGTAACGGTGTGCCATAGCCAGACGCCCAATCTAAAATCGGTTTGCCGCGCGGCAGAAATTTTAGTAGTCGCGGCGGGAAAGCCAGGATTGATTAAAGGTGATATGGTTTCAGAAGGTGCAGTGGTGGTTGACGCTGGTATTCATCGGACAGAACAGGGTATCATTGGAGATGTTGATTTTGACAGTGTCGCGAAAGTTGCAGGGGCAATTACACCGGTTCCCGGTGGCGTAGGTCCGATGACGGTAGCGATGTTGTTGTACAATACAGTGGAGGCGGCAGATGGAAGCGGTAATGGAAATTGA
- a CDS encoding polyprenyl synthetase family protein, with protein MEAVMEIEAVLTKDQILINKELRRTFHGFRNMPARLRAAMRYAVFSGGKRLRPILALESYRACGGKNINWIIPFCCGIELIHTFSLVHDDLPAMDNDDFRRGKPSVHRQFDEGTAILAGDALIACAFELFAVSPAPLANRLKAIHLIAHAIGPKGMAGGQMFDLEGSQETERVARLKTAEFIAASISVGAIIAGAPVKLQKKLHHLGLITGVLFQLTDDLLDIEQDAVRNSRKIQPNLIRRANLLSRRAEKGFASLGRNFSFFSHLANFILRRNA; from the coding sequence ATGGAAGCGGTAATGGAAATTGAAGCAGTTTTAACAAAGGACCAGATACTAATCAATAAAGAACTGCGCCGAACTTTTCACGGATTCCGAAATATGCCAGCTCGGTTGCGGGCTGCAATGCGTTATGCGGTATTTTCCGGAGGCAAGCGTTTGCGGCCAATACTGGCATTAGAAAGTTATCGAGCATGTGGTGGGAAAAACATCAACTGGATTATACCTTTTTGTTGCGGAATAGAATTAATTCATACCTTTTCTCTCGTTCACGACGACCTTCCGGCAATGGATAATGATGATTTTCGTCGAGGGAAACCTTCAGTTCATCGTCAGTTCGATGAGGGGACAGCGATTCTGGCGGGTGACGCTCTGATTGCTTGTGCTTTTGAGTTATTTGCCGTCAGCCCTGCCCCTCTTGCCAATCGCTTAAAGGCAATTCACCTCATCGCGCATGCTATAGGGCCCAAAGGAATGGCGGGTGGTCAGATGTTTGACCTTGAAGGGTCGCAAGAAACCGAGCGGGTTGCACGGCTGAAAACCGCCGAATTTATTGCTGCTTCAATCAGCGTTGGGGCAATAATTGCCGGAGCACCGGTGAAACTGCAGAAAAAGTTACACCATCTTGGTTTGATTACCGGCGTGCTTTTTCAACTTACCGATGACCTCCTTGATATTGAGCAAGATGCCGTCAGGAATAGCAGGAAAATACAACCCAATCTTATTCGAAGGGCAAATCTACTTTCCCGGCGGGCGGAGAAAGGATTTGCATCTCTGGGGCGCAATTTCTCCTTTTTTTCTCATCTGGCTAACTTTATTCTTCGGCGGAATGCGTAG
- a CDS encoding 1-deoxy-D-xylulose-5-phosphate synthase — MAVLKSVNSPEDIRKLSLDELRQLASEIRDLIITTTSLTGGHVAPNLGVVELTLALHYVFNTPDDRIIWDVGHQCYAHKIITGRKEKFSTLRQYGGIAGFPKKSESVYDVFDTGHSGNSISVSLGMATADYLLGNNTRRTVAVIGDGSIVSGMALEALNHAGMLKRDIIVVLNDNEMSIARSTGAIAAYLNRVITGRVYNRLREDAWSLLGHLPKDLSARARLAARKLEEGLKNLVVPSLLFEELGFRYIGPVDGHSIPELIETFRRVRGLKGPVLIHTVTKKGQGYSIAMEQPERFHGIGPFDVKTGASSVSSGPTFTESFGRKVVELAERNPRVVTITAGMCLGTGLEQFREKFPDRFFDVGICEQHAVSFAAGLAQNGLRPVVAIYSTFLMRAIDQLLQDVCLQNLPVVFAIDRAGLVGEDGPTHHGVYDLSYLTMLPGIKIFAPRDEFDMARMLEYAVECVNGPVALRYPRGGSELTLSSTERSPIEPGKGELLRYGEDGAVLAVGSMVKYALDAAELLAQQGLDLAVADARSVKPVDEELITRLARIKGKLVTLEENTLLGGFGNLVSLVLEKRAVDCKLRRIGLEDRFFGHGPRKKLLEECGLSVDKISSNLMQFFR, encoded by the coding sequence ATGGCTGTATTAAAATCCGTCAATTCACCAGAGGACATTCGCAAACTATCGCTTGATGAACTAAGGCAACTTGCCAGCGAGATTAGAGATTTGATAATTACAACTACATCACTTACTGGAGGTCATGTAGCCCCAAACCTTGGGGTTGTTGAGCTAACTTTAGCGCTGCATTACGTTTTTAATACACCGGACGATCGGATTATTTGGGATGTGGGACATCAATGTTACGCTCATAAAATAATTACAGGCCGTAAGGAAAAATTTTCCACATTGCGCCAATACGGCGGAATCGCAGGTTTTCCTAAAAAGTCGGAAAGTGTTTACGATGTTTTTGATACGGGACATTCTGGTAATTCAATCTCGGTTTCCCTCGGAATGGCAACGGCAGATTATTTACTTGGTAATAACACTCGGCGCACAGTGGCAGTAATCGGGGATGGTTCAATTGTCAGTGGAATGGCGCTTGAGGCCCTCAACCATGCGGGGATGTTGAAGCGAGATATTATAGTTGTTCTTAACGATAACGAGATGTCAATTGCCCGTTCGACCGGCGCCATTGCTGCCTATCTTAATCGGGTGATTACGGGAAGGGTTTACAATAGGTTGCGGGAGGATGCCTGGTCCCTACTCGGACATCTACCGAAAGATTTAAGTGCCCGTGCCCGACTTGCGGCAAGAAAACTTGAAGAAGGGTTAAAAAATCTTGTTGTCCCCAGTCTTCTTTTTGAGGAGTTGGGTTTTAGGTATATTGGGCCGGTAGACGGGCATAGTATTCCCGAATTGATAGAGACCTTTCGTCGAGTAAGAGGGCTTAAAGGTCCGGTATTGATTCATACAGTAACTAAAAAAGGTCAAGGTTACTCGATAGCGATGGAGCAACCAGAACGCTTTCATGGCATCGGTCCTTTTGATGTAAAGACCGGTGCCTCCAGCGTGTCCTCGGGACCAACATTCACCGAAAGTTTCGGCAGAAAAGTTGTTGAGCTTGCGGAGCGAAACCCACGAGTGGTTACAATAACCGCGGGGATGTGTTTGGGAACTGGGTTGGAGCAATTTAGAGAGAAGTTCCCTGATAGGTTTTTTGATGTGGGGATTTGCGAGCAGCATGCGGTGAGTTTTGCAGCGGGGTTAGCGCAAAATGGATTAAGACCGGTGGTGGCGATATATTCTACTTTTTTGATGCGGGCAATTGACCAGTTACTGCAAGATGTGTGTTTACAGAATCTGCCGGTGGTATTTGCGATAGACCGAGCGGGTCTGGTTGGTGAGGATGGGCCAACTCATCATGGGGTTTATGACCTTTCGTACCTGACAATGCTCCCCGGCATAAAAATATTTGCTCCACGAGATGAGTTTGATATGGCGCGGATGTTGGAGTATGCGGTTGAATGTGTTAATGGTCCAGTAGCACTTCGTTATCCTCGCGGTGGTTCGGAATTAACTCTTTCGTCCACCGAAAGAAGTCCGATTGAACCCGGGAAGGGAGAATTGTTACGGTACGGAGAGGACGGCGCGGTTCTCGCTGTAGGCTCGATGGTAAAATATGCCCTCGATGCCGCAGAACTTCTTGCCCAGCAGGGTCTGGACTTGGCGGTTGCGGATGCTCGTTCAGTTAAACCCGTTGATGAGGAACTTATAACGCGACTAGCACGGATAAAAGGTAAACTGGTTACACTTGAGGAAAATACTCTATTGGGCGGGTTTGGGAACCTCGTGAGTTTAGTTCTTGAAAAAAGAGCTGTTGACTGCAAGTTACGCCGGATTGGGCTGGAAGATAGATTTTTCGGTCACGGCCCACGGAAGAAGTTGTTAGAAGAATGTGGGTTGAGCGTTGATAAGATTAGCAGCAATTTGATGCAGTTTTTCCGATGA